The proteins below come from a single Larimichthys crocea isolate SSNF chromosome XIV, L_crocea_2.0, whole genome shotgun sequence genomic window:
- the zgc:162171 gene encoding ras-related protein Rab-38, with amino-acid sequence MMQHERLLKVLVIGDLGVGKTSIIKRYVHQVFSQHYRATIGVDFALKVLNWDHRTVVRLQLWDIAGQERYGNMTRVYYREAVGALVVFDMTRLSTFQAVLKWKGDLDSKVALSNGRAVPAVLLANKCDQRRHGLCPKLPKLENFSREYGFVGWFETSAKDNTNIDAAITCLVKNIMYVEEERALSDATATATAGKTDPEGGVLVLPHFDYNRQEKGLSGCSGCSSLKPRDGD; translated from the exons ATGATGCAGCACGAGCGCCTGCTCAAGGTGTTGGTGATCGGTGACCTCGGCGTCGGTAAGACGTCCATCATAAAGCGCTACGTGCACCAGGTGTTCTCCCAGCATTACCGCGCCACCATCGGGGTGGACTTCGCCCTGAAGGTGCTCAACTGGGACCACAGGACGGTGGTGAGGCTGCAGCTGTGGGACATAGCCG GGCAGGAACGCTATGGCAACATGACCCGAGTGTACTACAGAGAGGCGGTAGGAGCCCTCGTCGTCTTCGACATGACCAGACTGTCCACGTTTCAGGCTGTCCTCAAGTGGAAAGGAGACCTGGACTCGAAG GTCGCCCTTAGCAACGGGAGGGCGGTTCCAGCCGTTCTGTTGGCCAACAAGTGCGACCAGCGGCGTCACGGTTTGTGCCCCAAGCTGCCCAAACTGGAAAACTTCTCCAGAGAGTACGGATTTGTCGGTTGGTTCGAAACCTCGGCCAAG GACAACACCAACATTGACGCTGCCATCACATGCTTGGTGAAGAACATCATGTAcgtagaggaggagagagccTTGAGTGACGCCACAGCCACGGCCACCGCCGGGAAAACCGACCCCGAAGGCGGCGTTCTGGTCCTGCCTCACTTCGACTACAACAGGCAGGAGAAAGGACTTAGTGGATGTTCAGGATGTTCCTCGCTTAAACCCAGAGACGGAGACTGA